The Ahaetulla prasina isolate Xishuangbanna chromosome 3, ASM2864084v1, whole genome shotgun sequence genome window below encodes:
- the LOC131195048 gene encoding solute carrier family 25 member 3-like → MNLEPSKDGSPALPPRDLLSLSAASVTKKDSPMGQVVEEEYSCEYGSFTYLLLCSLGGVVSCGATHTAVVPLDVVKCRMQVEPRRYQGLMQGLSLTVREEGIPGLAKGWAPTAIGYSMQGFGKFGLYEFFKLQYSEFLGPEQAYLWRTSLYLAASASAEFFADIALAPMEAVKVRIQTQRGYAKTLREAAPKMYIEEGLWAFYKGVYPLWLRQIPYTMMKFSCFERTIEALYKYVIPKPRDQCSKMEQLGVTFVGGYIAGIFCAIVSHPADSVVSVLNQERGTTVLGVLKKLGMHGIWKGLFTRILMIGTLTGLQWFIYDSVKVYLKLPRPPPPEMPESLKKKLSQN, encoded by the coding sequence ATGAACCTGGAGCCCTCCAAAGATGGCAGCCCAGCCCTTCCACCCAGGGATCTGCTCAGCCTGTCAGCAGCTTCAGTAACCAAAAAGGACAGTCCCATGGGACAGGTGGTGGAGGAAGAGTACTCCTGCGAGTATGGCTCATTTACCTATCTGCTGCTGTGCTCCTTAGGTGGGGTGGTGAGTTGTGGTGCAACGCACACAGCGGTAGTGCCCCTGGATGTGGTGAAGTGCCGCATGCAGGTGGAACCCAGGCGTTACCAAGGGCTTATGCAAGGCCTTTCTCTTACGGTGCGAGAGGAGGGGATTCCTGGCCTGGCTAAAGGATGGGCTCCAACAGCCATAGGTTATTCCATGCAGGGCTTTGGCAAGTTTGGACTTTATGAATTCTTCAAGTTACAGTACTCTGAGTTTTTGGGTCCGGAGCAAGCTTATCTGTGGCGGACTAGCCTCTACCTCGCTGCTTCAGCCAGTGCCGAATTCTTTGCTGACATTGCTTTGGCTCCGATGGAAGCAGTCAAGGTACGGATTCAGACCCAGCGTGGTTATGCCAAAACATTGCGAGAAGCAGCTCCCAAAATGTATATCGAAGAAGGACTCTGGGCTTTCTATAAGGGTGTATATCCCCTCTGGCTGCGACAGATCCCTTATACCATGATGAAGTTTTCCTGCTTTGAACGAACTATAGAAGCACTCTATAAATACGTCATTCCTAAACCGCGAGATCAATGCAGCAAGATGGAACAACTTGGAGTCACATTTGTTGGCGGATATATCGCTGGCATCTTCTGTGCTATAGTCTCACACCCGGCTGATTCTGTGGTGTCAGTGCTGAACCAAGAAAGGGGCACCACTGTTTTGGGTGTCCTCAAGAAGTTGGGCATGCATGGGATCTGGAAAGGCCTCTTCACCCGTATTCTGATGATTGGTACCCTCACTGGACTGCAGTGGTTCATCTACGATTCTGTTAAAGTTTATCTCAAGTTGCCTCGTCCCCCTCCACCTGAAATGCCTGAATCTTTGAAAAAGAAACTCTCTCAAAATTAA